In the Carassius auratus strain Wakin chromosome 50, ASM336829v1, whole genome shotgun sequence genome, one interval contains:
- the LOC113066782 gene encoding C-C motif chemokine 3, producing the protein MWCRLGLSQTSATARYQSLKISFRSETMRASSMCLVFGLVLLMAQTSAQSQAAAPIPEKCCFNFIDFQIPTNKIVSAVKTDSHCLVPGIVVTTPRTEFCVDPAEDWIKAWIKRYMEEKAAQENKK; encoded by the exons atgtgGTGCAGACTTGGACTGTCTCAGACATCTGCAACAGCTCGTTATCAAAGCTTGAAGATCAGCTTCAGATCAGAAACCATGAGGGCATCTTCTATGTGTCTGGTGTTCGGGCTGGTCCTGCTGATGGCCCAGACTTCTGCTCAGT CTCAGGCTGCTGCTCCAATTCCTGAGAAGTGCTGCTTCAATTTTATCGACTTTCAAATTCCAACCAACAAAATTGTGAGTGCTGTGAAGACAGATTCACATTGCCTTGTCCCTGGCATTGT GGTTACGACACCTAGAACCGAATTTTGTGTGGATCCAGCAGAGGACTGGATAAAGGCTTGGATAAAGAGATATATGGAGGAGAAAGCAgctcaagaaaacaaaaaataa